A window of Rhododendron vialii isolate Sample 1 chromosome 13a, ASM3025357v1 contains these coding sequences:
- the LOC131314326 gene encoding putative receptor-like protein kinase At3g47110, protein MALNNFSGSLRTDIGLAFPNLQALILGKNRFTGHIRSSLSNASSLEELDLNCNNFIGTIPSCFGNLQSLQLLNIYNNTLGTRGVDDLSFLITSLANCSNLQHLDIANNQFEGQLTSSIANLSTQLIWFRIDGNYIHGSIPPEIANLINLEIVSMTLNLLTGTIPASFGKLPKLKVLSLDANLLTGEIPPSLGNVTLLLDLVLLNNALEGSIPSSLENCKNLQYLDLSYNKLNGTIPTQLMGLSSLLTGVLYYNSLIGSLPVEVGNLRFLTGLDVSYNKLSGEIPSALGSCLDLEQLYMQGNPFQGTIPYLGNLTCLQ, encoded by the coding sequence ATGGCTTTAAACAACTTCTCTGGCAGTTTAAGGACCGACATAGGTCTTGCTTTTCCAAACCTTCAGGCACTTATTTTGGGGAAGAATAGATTCACTGGTCACATTAGGAGTTCTCTGTCGAATGCTTCATCTCTTGAAGAACTAGACTTGAATTGTAATAATTTCATTGGCACCATACCTTCGTGTTTTGGTAACCTGCAGAGTTTACAGTTGCTCAACATTTATAATAACACTCTTGGAACTCGTGGTGTTGATGATTTGAGTTTCCTGATCACTTCTTTGGCGAATTGCAGCAATCTACAACATTTGGACATCGCTAACAACCAGTTTGAAGGTCAATTAACATCTTCCATAGCAAATCTGTCAACACAGTTGATATGGTTCAGAATTGACGGAAATTATATACATGGAAGCATTCCTCCTGAGATTGCAAACCTGATCAATTTGGAGATAGTGAGCATGACGCTAAACTTGTTAACAGGTACAATTCCAGCTTCATTTGGGAAACTTCCAAAGCTAAAAGTACTTTCTTTGGATGCAAATTTGCTTACAGGGGAGATTCCCCCTTCCCTTGGAAATGTCACCCTTCTGTTAGATCTTGTTCTGCTAAACAACGCCTTAGAAGGAAGCATACCTTCAAGTCTTGAAAACTGTAAAAATCTGCAGTACCTAGACCTTTCCTACAATAAACTCAATGGTACCATACCCACCCAACTTATGGGTCTTTCTTCCCTCTTGACGGGTGTCTTGTATTACAACTCCTTGATTGGCTCCTTACCAGTGGAAGTTGGAAATTTGAGATTTCTTACTGGACTTGATGTTTCTTACAACAAATTGTCTGGAGAGATTCCTAGTGCGCTAGGGTCCTGTTTGGACTTGGAACAACTCTACATGCAGGGCAACCCGTTTCAAGGAACCATTCCTTACCTAGGTAATTTGACATGCCTTCAATAG
- the LOC131314328 gene encoding probable LRR receptor-like serine/threonine-protein kinase At3g47570 has translation MIGSGSFGIVYKGFLGPDEPSVAIKVLNLQQRGSSESFMAECEALRNIRHRNLVKVLTACSSIDFEGNDFKALVYQFMPNGSLEKWLHPEGVMTQNRSLNFLQRINISIDVASALHYVHHQCQTPVVHCDLKPNNVLLDDDLTADLSDFGLARLFTKFNNDANFNQFSSLGMKGTIGYAAPEYGMGSMVSPVGDQQMTNSKIIVTFTISSHSHCQIK, from the exons ATGATTGGTTCAGGGAGTTTTGGGATTGTGTATAAAGGATTCCTTGGTCCAGATGAACCAAGTGTTGCAATAAAGGTACTCAACCTTCAACAGAGAGGATCATCCGAAAGCTTTATGGCCGAATGCGAAGCCTTGAGAAACATAAGGCATCGAAACCTCGTAAAAGTTTTAACTGCTTGCTCATCTATTGATTTTGAGGGGAACGATTTCAAAGCTTTAGTATACCAGTTTATGCCAAATGGGAGCTTGGAGAAGTGGCTGCATCCAGAAGGTGTAATGACTCAAAATAGAAGCTTAAACTTTCTCCAGAGGATAAACATCTCAATCGACGTGGCTTCTGCATTGCATTATGTTCACCATCAGTGCCAAACTCCCGTTGTTCATTGTGATCTAAAGCCAAACAATGTTCTTCTAGATGATGATCTGACTGCTGACTTGAGTGATTTCGGTTTGGCAAGGCTTTTTACAAAGTTCAACAATGATGCTAACTTCAATCAGTTCAGCTCACTCGGCATGAAAGGGACGATTGGATACGCTGCTCCAG AATATGGAATGGGCAGTATGGTTTCACCGGTAGGAGACCAACAGATGACCAATTCAAAGATAATTGTAACCTTCACAATTTCGTCGCACTCTCATTGCCAGATCAAGTAA